The proteins below come from a single Triticum aestivum cultivar Chinese Spring chromosome 5D, IWGSC CS RefSeq v2.1, whole genome shotgun sequence genomic window:
- the LOC123124809 gene encoding GDSL esterase/lipase At5g45910-like has protein sequence MELTHVFSLLALFCLQSVSADRVKFTSLFALGDSKIDTGNLLILATPDVPVFNNKPPYGKTFFGHPNGRFSDGRVTIDFIAEEFGLPLLRPSLQNNPDVSKGVNFAVGGATSLNVDFFERNKYVNFKLLNSSLNVQLDWFEKLKPSFCKTAGPSECFSKTLFVVGEFGVNDYNLAWGAGKSEGEVRAYVPQVVQNIANAADVLIKGGATYVVLPGIPPIGCSPSLLATRVKLNKAKEFDQLGCLSDANRVAKYHNTKLRDAIDGLRRKYAHAKVIKADFYNPIIEILQNPGRFGVAGGDVLRACCGGGGKYNWNISAVCSQPGVAACKDPSAFVSWDGTHFTEATYRHVAKGWLSGPYADPPILNANN, from the exons ATGGAGCTTACCCACGTATTCTCCCTTCTCGCCCTCTTCTGTCTCCAAAGCGTGAGCGCCGACAGGGTTAAGTTCACCTCCTTGTTTGCCCTCGGCGACTCCAAGATCGACACCGGCAACCTGCTTATCTTGGCTACTCCGGATGTGCCTGTGTTCAATAACAAGCCTCCTTACGGCAAGACCTTCTTTGGCCACCCCAATGGCCGCTTCAGCGACGGGAGAGTCACCATCGATTTCATCG CCGAGGAGTTTGGTCTCCCTCTTCTTCGACCCTCCCTGCAGAATAACCCAGACGTCTCCAAGGGCGTCAATTTCGCCGTCGGTGGTGCGACGTCGCTCAACGTCGACTTCTTCGAGAGGAACAAATATGTTAATTTCAAGCTTCTAAACAGTTCTCTGAACGTGCAGCTGGACTGGTTCGAGAAACTCAAGCCATCGTTTTGCAAGACGGCAG GACCGAGTGAATGCTTCAGTAAAACCCTCTTCGTCGTCGGGGAGTTTGGAGTGAACGACTACAACCTGGCATGGGGTGCGGGGAAGTCTGAAGGCGAAGTGAGGGCTTATGTACCTCAAGTTGTGCAAAATATTGCCAATGCCGCTGAT GTGCTTATCAAAGGAGGTGCAACTTACGTGGTCCTGCCGGGGATCCCGCCGATCGGGTGCTCGCCGTCCCTGCTGGCGACCCGCGTGAAGCTCAACAAGGCGAAGGAGTTCGACCAGCTCGGCTGCCTAAGCGACGCCAACCGCGTGGCCAAGTACCACAACACCAAGCTGCGTGATGCGATCGACGGTCTGAGGCGCAAGTACGCGCATGCCAAGGTCATCAAGGCTGACTTCTACAACCCTATCATCGAGATCCTCCAAAACCCCGGACGGTTCG GAGTGGCCGGCGGCGACGTTCTGCGGGCTTGCTGCGGAGGCGGCGGGAAGTACAACTGGAACATCAGCGCCGTGTGCAGCCAACCGGGGGTGGCCGCCTGCAAGGATCCCTCGGCGTTCGTGAGCTGGGACGGGACGCACTTCACGGAGGCCACGTACCGCCACGTCGCCAAAGGGTGGCTCTCCGGTCCTTACGCCGATCCGCCCATACTGAATGCTaataactag
- the LOC123121553 gene encoding hypersensitive-induced response protein-like protein 1, giving the protein MGNLCCCVQVDQSTVAIREQFGKFDSVLEPGCHCLPWIFGKRVVGHLTLRLQQLDVRCETKTKDNVFVTVVASIQYRPLAGKESDAYYKLTNTRSQIQAYVFDVIRASVPKLNLDDAFVQKNDIAQAVEDELEKAMSAYGFEIVQTLIVDIEPDAHVKQAMNEINAAARMRVAANEKAEAEKIVQIKRAEGEAEAKYLSGLGIARQRQAIVDGLRDSVLGFSVNVPGTTAKDVMDMVLITQYFDTMKEVGASSKSSAVFIPHGPGAVRDIATQIRDDLLQGQSASDN; this is encoded by the exons ATGGGCAATCTGTGCTGCTGTGTTCAAGTCGACCAATCTACTGTGGCCATCAGAGAGCAGTTTGGGAAGTTTGACAGTGTGCTTGAGCCAGGATGCCACTGCCTGCCTTGGATCTTTGGGAAGCGTGTAGTTGGCCATCTCACACTCAGGTTGCAGCAGCTGGATGTGCGCTGCGAAACTAAGACAAAG GACAATGTGTTTGTCACTGTTGTTGCATCAATTCAGTACCGACCTCTGGCTGGCAAAGAAAGCGACGCATACTACAAACTGACCAACACCAGATCCCAGATTCAGGCCTATGTTTTTGATG TGATCAGGGCAAGTGTTCCAAAGCTCAACCTGGATGATGCTTTCGTGCAGAAGAATGATATAGCACAGGCTGTGGAGGATGAACTTGAAAAGGCTATGTCGGCATATGGCTTTGAGATCGTGCAGACCCTCATTGTCGACATCGAGCCAGATGCGCATGTCAAGCAGGCGATGAATGAGATCAATGCAG CTGCAAGGATGAGGGTGGCTGCAAACgagaaggcggaggctgagaaGATTGTCCAGATCAAGCGTGCCGAGGGTGAAgcagaggccaagtacctgtctggCCTCGGTATCGCCCGCCAGCGCCAGGCCATTGTGGATGGCCTGAGGGACAGCGTCCTGGGCTTCTCAGTCAATGTGCCTGGCACCACTGCAAAGGATGTGATGGACATGGTGCTGATCACCCAGTACTTTGATACTATGAAAGAGGTCGGCGCGTCCTCCAAGTCCTCGGCGGTGTTCATCCCCCATGGCCCTGGCGCGGTGCGCGACATCGCCACGCAGATCCGCGACGATCTTCTTCAGGGCCAGTCTGCCTCTGACAACTAA